A region from the Aegilops tauschii subsp. strangulata cultivar AL8/78 chromosome 5, Aet v6.0, whole genome shotgun sequence genome encodes:
- the LOC141022514 gene encoding uncharacterized protein, producing the protein MSSSSAVAMAAPSLASLGHTVTEKLSRDNFLVCRAQVLPHVKAAGMMGYLDGSVKEPLAELLSEKEVAGKKEITATPNPEHAIWVTQDQQVLTFLLASLSRDVLLQVSGCDTAAPAWKEILQSFSSQS; encoded by the coding sequence ATGTCGTCCTCCTCTGCCGTCGCCATGGCTGCTCCCTCCCTCGCCTCCCTCGGCCATACCGTCACCGAAAAGCTGAGCCGGGACAACTTCCTGGTTTGTCGCGCTCAAGTGCTGCCCCACGTCAAGGCGGCCGGCATGATGGGCTACCTCGACGGCTCAGTGAAGGAGCCGCTCGCTGAACTTCTGTCGGAGAAGGAAGTTGCCGGCAAGAAGGAGATCACCGCCACCCCAAACCCTGAACATGCGATTTGGGTTACGCAAGATCAGCAGGTTCTGACGTTCCTGCTCGCTTCTCTTTCCCGCGATGTCCTCCTGCAGGTTAGCGGCTGTGACACGGCGGCGCCGGCGTGGAAGGAGATTCTCCAGAGCTTCTCTTCGCAATCTTGA
- the LOC109780431 gene encoding LOW QUALITY PROTEIN: uncharacterized protein (The sequence of the model RefSeq protein was modified relative to this genomic sequence to represent the inferred CDS: inserted 2 bases in 1 codon; deleted 1 base in 1 codon), producing the protein MGVLSRPEEVPALVRLKLAAGRIRREIPPQEHWAFAYDMLQRVSRSFALVIQQLGPDLRNAVCVFYLVLRALDTVAISITAEDDTAIPNEVKLPILRDFYRHIYNPDWLFSFGQEQNHTNKRKGVEAGDGNAGLRPHLCCDDGAGEEGSEQGLNRLVLVTLRXLVANIFLAPIAFFKERSTRPKLTLEVLAYLFFSAVFGATLSQYTFFYGLQYTTSTFAITFINLSPVLTFLIAVVMRMEPLKLKSMVGAAKITGTLTSLAGLLLLSLYKGVPLTHQAATAPSPAAHHAAPSDSSGNRSWMLGTMALLFNCLRFSFWLLLQTKLTKKYPAIYSSTAIMFFSKWHRHSTEQMSTRMRVYVSNMAGFVPRAGVHQCNGAEAVQISYFHCYKFE; encoded by the exons ATGGGGGTGCTGTCGCGGCCGGAGGAGGTGCCGGCGCTGGTCAGGCTCAAGCTGGCGGCGGGGCGGATCAGGCGCGAGATCCCGCCCCAGGAGCACTGGGCCTTCGCCTACGACATGCTCCAGCGGGTCTCCCGCAGCTTCGCGCTCGTCATCCAGCAGCTCGGACCAGACCTCCGCAATGCC GTGTGCGTCTTCTACCTCGTGCTCCGGGCCCTGGACACCGTCG CGATCAGTATAACTGCAGAGGACGACACCGCCATCCCTAACGAGGTCAAGCTGCCCATCCTTCGGGATTTCTACCGCCACATCTACAACCCGGACTGGCTCTTTTCAT TTGGGCAGGAGCAAAATCACACTAACAAGCGCAAAG GAGTGGAAGCCGGTGATGGGAATGCTGGCCTTCGACCTCATCTCTGCTGTGATGACGGCGCTGGTGAAGAAGGCTCT GAGCAAGGGCTGAACCGCCTGGTCCTCGTCACCCTCCG CCTGGTCGCTAACATCTTCCTTGCTCCAATAGCCTTTTTCAAAGAACG GAGCACGAGGCCCAAGCTCACATTGGAGGTCCTAGCGTACCTCTTCTTCAGCGCCGTGTTTGGCGCGACGCTCTCACAGTACACCTTCTTCTATGGCTTGCAGTACACCACTTCCACCTTCGCCATAACCTTCATCAACCTCTCTCCTGTGCTCACCTTCCTCATCGCCGTCGTGATGAGGATGGAACCGCTGAAGTTGAAGAGCATGGTGGGAGCCGCAAAGATCACCGGAACGCTCACGTCGCTGGCCGGCTTGCTGCTGCTGAGTCTCTACAAGGGTGTGCCACTGACGCACCAGGCTGCCACTGCACCTAGCCCAGCTGCTCACCATGCAGCACCCTCCGACAGCAGTGGCAACAGGAGCTGGATGCTGGGCACCATGGCTTTGCTGTTCAACTGCCTGCGCTTCTCCTTCTGGCTGCTGCTGCAGACAAAGCTGACCAAGAAGTACCCGGCCATCTACTCCAGCACTGCCATCATGTTCTTCAGTAAATGGCATCGACATTCCACAGAACAAATGTCAACTAGGATGCGTGTGTATGTATCAAATATGGCAGGATTTGTTCCTCGCGCCGGAGTACACCAATGCAATGGTGCGGAGGCCGTACAAATTTCTTATTTCCATTGCTACAAGTTTGAGTGA